In Micromonospora sp. LH3U1, one genomic interval encodes:
- a CDS encoding MFS transporter, with translation MRVRLGPDFGWLWSAYAASTYGTWIAFGAFPLIAVHVLHSPAFAVSLLEAAGLAVAAIVAFSLGPWVEHRAKRPVMIAMDLIRFVAMASVPIAYVLDRLSYGQLLVVSVISGTASIAFAAASGAYLKYLVRSDHLLVANGRFEGTNWVATAAGPPLGGALIGLLGPVITVLADAFSYLLSAFGILRIGAGDGATPRDPTTRLRGADLLDGWRFILGDRVLRGLFLNSILVGGLIMATAPLLAVLLLGQYHFPPWQYGLAFGIPALGGFVGARLSARLVARYGRHRVMISSGWLRSLFPLGLTFVQPGIPGLITVIVVEGLLITCMGIFNPIYATERLQRTPAQHTARILSTWSATSRLLQAALTVIWGILATLTSPLAAIAASGVLLLATPLLLPKRNHFSAPAPAVLAEDVRVA, from the coding sequence ATGCGCGTGCGGTTGGGGCCCGATTTCGGTTGGCTGTGGTCGGCCTACGCCGCCAGCACCTACGGTACGTGGATCGCCTTCGGCGCATTTCCGCTGATCGCAGTTCACGTGCTGCACTCGCCGGCGTTCGCCGTGTCGCTCCTGGAAGCGGCCGGGCTTGCCGTCGCGGCGATTGTCGCGTTCTCGCTCGGACCGTGGGTGGAGCACCGGGCCAAGCGGCCCGTGATGATCGCGATGGACCTGATCCGGTTCGTCGCGATGGCGAGTGTCCCGATCGCGTACGTCCTCGACAGGCTGTCCTACGGCCAACTGCTGGTCGTCTCGGTCATCTCCGGGACCGCGAGCATCGCCTTCGCTGCCGCATCCGGCGCGTACCTGAAGTATCTCGTCCGCAGCGATCACCTCCTCGTGGCGAACGGGAGATTCGAGGGCACGAACTGGGTGGCGACCGCCGCGGGTCCGCCCCTCGGTGGGGCGCTCATCGGGTTGCTCGGCCCGGTCATCACTGTCCTGGCCGACGCGTTCAGCTACCTGCTGTCCGCGTTCGGGATCCTCCGCATCGGTGCCGGCGACGGCGCCACACCCCGCGACCCGACCACCAGGCTGCGCGGAGCCGACCTTCTGGACGGCTGGCGGTTCATCCTCGGCGACCGCGTACTCAGGGGCTTGTTCCTCAACTCGATCCTGGTCGGCGGCCTCATCATGGCCACCGCCCCGCTCCTGGCCGTTCTCCTGCTGGGTCAATACCACTTCCCGCCCTGGCAGTACGGTCTTGCTTTCGGCATCCCGGCACTCGGCGGCTTCGTGGGCGCCCGGCTGTCCGCGCGCCTCGTGGCCCGCTACGGCCGGCACCGGGTCATGATCAGCTCTGGTTGGCTGCGTTCGCTCTTCCCGCTCGGTCTCACGTTCGTTCAACCCGGCATCCCCGGACTCATCACCGTGATCGTCGTCGAGGGCCTGCTGATCACCTGCATGGGGATCTTCAATCCGATCTACGCGACCGAACGCCTGCAACGGACTCCCGCGCAGCACACCGCTCGAATCCTCAGCACGTGGAGTGCCACCAGCAGACTCCTACAGGCTGCCCTGACGGTGATCTGGGGCATTCTCGCCACGCTCACCAGCCCGCTCGCCGCGATCGCCGCCTCCGGCGTTCTCCTGCTCGCCACCCCGCTCCTGCTGCCCAAACGGAACCATTTTTCCGCCCCTGCGCCGGCCGTCTTGGCCGAAGACGTCCGCGTCGCTTGA
- a CDS encoding VOC family protein: protein MATRLVQINMKARDDSALGGFWAKALGWGVSSEGPGVTNLEPEGFVYPDPIAVCLDLVVSPEPKTVKNRVHVDLATTSAAHQAEVVTRLKDLGATPADVGQGDVPWTVMADPEGNEFCVLDPRPLYRDTGPIAAVVVDCVDPRAMARFWGEATDWTLHEVTDHNAVLRSAKGVGPYLEFLRTPDVKTVWNRVHLDVRPYPGDDLAAEAARLRSLGATAIDLGRDVPWTVLADPEGNEFCLLTPS from the coding sequence ATGGCAACCCGGCTCGTGCAGATCAACATGAAGGCTCGCGACGACTCCGCGCTGGGCGGTTTCTGGGCGAAGGCGCTCGGCTGGGGAGTCTCCAGCGAGGGACCCGGCGTGACCAACCTCGAACCTGAGGGCTTCGTCTACCCCGACCCCATCGCTGTCTGCCTCGACCTCGTCGTCTCCCCGGAACCCAAGACGGTGAAGAACCGGGTACACGTCGACCTCGCCACCACCTCGGCGGCCCATCAGGCAGAGGTGGTCACGCGCCTGAAGGATCTCGGCGCGACACCCGCCGACGTGGGCCAGGGCGACGTCCCATGGACGGTCATGGCCGACCCGGAGGGCAATGAGTTCTGCGTGCTGGACCCCCGACCGCTCTACCGAGACACCGGACCGATCGCCGCGGTAGTGGTCGACTGCGTGGATCCGCGAGCCATGGCCCGCTTCTGGGGCGAGGCCACGGATTGGACCCTGCACGAGGTGACCGACCACAACGCGGTATTGCGCTCCGCCAAGGGCGTCGGCCCATACCTGGAGTTCCTCCGCACACCCGATGTGAAGACCGTGTGGAACCGCGTCCACCTCGACGTCCGCCCATACCCGGGTGACGACCTGGCGGCCGAGGCGGCCAGACTGCGGAGTCTCGGCGCCACCGCCATTGACCTGGGCCGCGATGTCCCGTGGACGGTCCTCGCCGACCCGGAAGGCAACGAATTCTGCCTCCTCACCCCAAGCTGA
- a CDS encoding Gfo/Idh/MocA family protein: MTRRSIGIIVNGVTGRMGYRQHLVRSLLAIRESGGVALADGTTIWPELVLVGRNATKLRELAERHGLTDWTTDLTSALARDDVEIYFDAQVTQQREKAIRQAIEAGKHIYTEKPLAEDTAAALDLARAADAAGVRTGVVQDKLFLPGLRKLKRLIDGGFFGRILSVRGEFGYWVFEGDWQPAQRPSWNYRAEDGGGIVVDMFPHWHYVLEELFGRVTAVSCVTATHVPERVDEAGHVYPATADDAAYGIFELDGGVIAQLNSSWCVRVYRDELVEFQVDGTEGSAVAGLRNCRVQHRAVTPKPVWNPDLPATEDFRAQWAEVPDNEEFDNGFKVQWEAFLRHVVAGEPFRWDFLSGARGVQLAELGLRSAREGGRVEVPELHS; encoded by the coding sequence ATGACCCGCAGGTCGATCGGCATCATCGTCAACGGCGTGACCGGAAGGATGGGCTACCGGCAGCACCTCGTCCGCTCGCTGCTGGCCATCCGCGAATCCGGCGGCGTGGCGTTGGCCGACGGCACCACCATCTGGCCGGAACTGGTCCTTGTCGGGCGCAATGCGACCAAGCTCCGGGAGCTCGCCGAACGACACGGGCTGACCGACTGGACCACCGACCTGACGTCGGCGCTGGCCCGCGACGACGTCGAGATCTACTTCGACGCCCAGGTCACCCAACAACGGGAGAAGGCGATCCGGCAGGCCATCGAGGCCGGCAAGCACATCTACACCGAGAAGCCCCTGGCCGAGGACACCGCCGCCGCGCTCGACCTGGCCCGGGCGGCGGACGCGGCCGGCGTACGCACCGGTGTCGTGCAGGACAAGCTCTTCCTGCCCGGTCTGCGCAAGCTCAAGCGCCTCATCGACGGCGGCTTCTTCGGCCGGATCCTCTCGGTGCGCGGCGAGTTCGGTTACTGGGTCTTCGAGGGCGACTGGCAGCCCGCTCAGCGTCCGTCGTGGAACTACCGGGCCGAGGACGGCGGCGGCATCGTGGTCGACATGTTCCCGCACTGGCATTACGTGCTGGAGGAGCTGTTCGGTCGGGTCACCGCCGTCTCCTGCGTGACCGCCACCCATGTGCCCGAACGGGTCGACGAGGCCGGTCACGTCTATCCGGCCACCGCCGACGACGCCGCGTACGGCATCTTCGAACTCGACGGTGGGGTTATCGCGCAGCTCAACTCGTCCTGGTGCGTCCGGGTGTACCGCGACGAGCTGGTGGAGTTCCAGGTCGACGGCACCGAGGGCAGCGCGGTCGCCGGGCTGCGCAACTGTCGGGTGCAGCACCGGGCGGTCACCCCGAAGCCGGTGTGGAACCCGGACCTACCGGCCACCGAGGACTTCCGCGCCCAGTGGGCCGAGGTGCCCGACAACGAGGAGTTCGACAACGGCTTCAAGGTGCAGTGGGAGGCGTTCCTGCGGCACGTCGTGGCCGGTGAGCCGTTCCGCTGGGACTTTCTGTCCGGCGCCCGCGGCGTGCAGCTCGCCGAGCTGGGCCTGCGTTCGGCCCGCGAGGGCGGCCGCGTCGAGGTGCCGGAGCTGCACTCATGA
- a CDS encoding LacI family DNA-binding transcriptional regulator: MATLSDVARRAGVSPATASRVINGSSKPVTDELRERVLAAVAELQYVPNAHAQLLARSHRSAVGVIVHDVSDPYFAEITRGLQRVATDQGRLLMICNSYRDPDRELEYVELLRGHQVAALILAGSGYHDEAFTRQLNEKLAAYEATGGRVAVIGRHEHSGDAVMPDNRAGGYLAGRELCGLGHRAIGVVAGPRILTTTTDRLDGLRQALTEQGRDLPDRRIRYAEFDRDGGAEATDRLLDADPDLTAIVALNDSMAIGALATLRARSLAVPQRVSVVGFDDMPIARDVTPALTTVRLPLVEMGVRAMSLVLGAEVPTPRVEVLPAELVRRDTAGPVPRSTTGSVPRARRGDTAS, encoded by the coding sequence ATGGCGACCCTGTCCGATGTGGCACGCCGAGCGGGCGTCTCACCCGCCACCGCCTCCCGTGTGATCAACGGCAGCAGCAAGCCGGTGACCGACGAGCTGCGCGAGCGGGTGCTCGCCGCCGTCGCCGAGCTGCAGTACGTGCCGAACGCACACGCTCAACTGCTGGCCCGCTCGCACCGCAGCGCGGTGGGCGTGATCGTGCACGACGTCTCCGACCCGTACTTCGCCGAGATCACCCGTGGGCTCCAACGCGTCGCCACGGACCAGGGCCGGTTGCTGATGATCTGCAACAGCTACCGGGACCCGGACCGCGAGCTGGAGTACGTGGAGCTGCTGCGCGGTCACCAGGTGGCGGCGTTGATCCTGGCCGGTTCCGGCTATCACGACGAGGCGTTCACCCGGCAGCTCAACGAGAAGCTCGCCGCCTACGAGGCCACCGGCGGGCGGGTGGCGGTGATCGGCCGGCACGAGCACTCCGGCGACGCGGTGATGCCGGACAACCGGGCCGGCGGCTACCTCGCCGGGCGGGAGCTGTGCGGGCTGGGGCATCGGGCGATCGGCGTGGTCGCCGGCCCGCGCATCCTGACCACCACGACCGACCGGCTGGACGGCCTCCGGCAGGCCCTCACCGAGCAGGGCCGCGACCTGCCGGACCGGCGGATCCGGTACGCGGAGTTCGACCGCGACGGCGGCGCCGAGGCCACTGACCGTCTGCTCGACGCCGACCCGGACCTGACCGCGATCGTGGCACTCAACGACTCGATGGCCATCGGTGCGCTCGCCACCCTGCGGGCGCGTTCACTGGCCGTGCCGCAGCGGGTCTCCGTGGTGGGCTTCGACGACATGCCGATCGCCCGGGACGTGACCCCGGCGCTGACCACCGTGCGACTGCCGCTGGTCGAGATGGGAGTGCGGGCGATGTCCCTGGTGCTCGGTGCGGAGGTCCCGACGCCCCGGGTCGAGGTGCTCCCCGCCGAGCTGGTCCGCCGTGACACCGCCGGTCCCGTCCCGCGTTCCACCACCGGCTCGGTGCCGCGCGCTCGGCGGGGTGACACCGCGTCGTGA
- a CDS encoding phosphotransferase family protein, with product MTGVSPTQRPLTSDDVAYLLRASFGPHARVRDAGPLAGGGYATVWWALLDDDRRVALKLAPPAGTPLLRYERGLCAAEARYFQLVAKHAPQVPVPPVLWHGSDPAYGEWLVTTMLPGRSLSELAKADVAVDDSLARYDLGVALAALHRVTGDRFGYDGGRAGGPTWRAAFTAMLDALLADATDWHVRLPVTPDRLHTLVGRHADVLDEVRRPALLHFDCWDGNVLAAPDPDGRLRLHGLVDGERFLYGDPLLDLVSPLLFRRVEDEPEHPLLRGYRSAAGEPLVLDASARRRLGLYRLHLYLLMTVEMPSRGMTARSHPGRSARLAALLDGEIAVLDRG from the coding sequence GTGACCGGCGTCAGCCCGACGCAGCGTCCCCTCACGAGCGACGACGTGGCGTACCTGCTCCGCGCGTCGTTCGGGCCGCACGCCCGGGTCCGGGACGCCGGTCCGCTGGCCGGCGGCGGGTACGCGACGGTCTGGTGGGCGCTGCTCGACGACGACCGCCGGGTGGCGCTGAAGCTGGCCCCGCCGGCCGGAACGCCGCTGCTGCGCTACGAACGAGGACTCTGCGCGGCCGAGGCTCGATACTTCCAACTCGTCGCGAAACATGCGCCGCAGGTTCCCGTGCCCCCGGTGTTGTGGCACGGCAGCGACCCCGCGTACGGCGAGTGGTTGGTCACCACGATGCTGCCCGGCCGGTCGCTGTCCGAGCTGGCCAAGGCCGACGTCGCGGTCGATGACAGCCTGGCGCGGTACGACCTCGGGGTGGCCCTCGCCGCGTTGCACCGGGTCACCGGCGATCGGTTCGGGTACGACGGCGGCCGGGCCGGCGGGCCGACCTGGCGGGCGGCGTTCACGGCGATGCTCGACGCGCTGCTCGCCGACGCGACCGACTGGCACGTTCGGCTGCCGGTGACCCCGGACCGCCTGCACACGCTGGTGGGGCGGCACGCCGACGTGTTGGACGAGGTACGCCGCCCGGCGCTGCTGCACTTCGACTGCTGGGACGGCAACGTGCTGGCCGCGCCCGACCCGGACGGCCGGCTGCGGTTGCACGGCCTGGTGGACGGTGAACGGTTCCTCTACGGCGACCCGCTGCTCGACCTGGTCTCGCCGCTGCTCTTCCGGCGCGTCGAGGACGAGCCGGAGCATCCTCTGCTGCGCGGCTACCGCAGCGCTGCCGGCGAGCCGCTGGTGCTGGACGCTTCGGCGCGCCGCCGGCTCGGCCTCTACCGGCTGCACCTGTACCTGCTGATGACGGTGGAGATGCCCAGCCGTGGCATGACCGCGCGGAGCCATCCCGGGCGGTCCGCGCGGCTGGCGGCTCTGCTCGACGGGGAGATCGCCGTGCTCGACCGGGGTTGA
- a CDS encoding GNAT family N-acetyltransferase, whose translation MLIREFVDRDWSQVWPIVEEVIRAQETFPYDPAMTAEQSHGMWVEAAPGRTVVAVDGERVLGTSKMGTNRPGPGAHVSTASFMVAADARGRGVGTALCRDALTWARQQGYAGMQFNAVVETNRSAVELYRREGFEVVGTVPGAFRHPTLGRVGLHVMYQEF comes from the coding sequence GTGCTGATTCGGGAGTTCGTCGACCGGGACTGGTCGCAGGTGTGGCCGATCGTCGAGGAGGTGATCCGGGCACAGGAGACGTTCCCCTACGACCCGGCGATGACCGCCGAGCAGTCGCACGGCATGTGGGTCGAGGCGGCGCCGGGGCGGACCGTCGTGGCGGTCGACGGCGAGCGGGTGCTGGGCACCTCGAAGATGGGCACCAACCGGCCTGGGCCGGGCGCGCACGTGTCCACCGCGAGCTTCATGGTCGCCGCCGACGCGCGGGGCCGGGGCGTGGGCACCGCGCTGTGCCGCGACGCCCTGACCTGGGCCCGCCAGCAGGGGTACGCCGGCATGCAGTTCAACGCCGTGGTGGAGACCAACCGGTCGGCGGTGGAGTTGTACCGGCGGGAGGGCTTCGAGGTCGTCGGCACCGTGCCGGGCGCGTTCCGGCACCCCACCCTCGGCCGGGTCGGCCTGCACGTGATGTACCAGGAGTTCTAA
- a CDS encoding dihydrodipicolinate synthase family protein, with product MVADPRGENVPGAPAVVDWDTTLAFRRHLWSYGLGVAEAMDTAQRGMGLDYPATRELIRRSAAEARAVGGRIVAGVGTDQLPTGPATLAAVTAAYREQLDDVRAAGARPVLMCSRHLAAAARGPDDYLRVYGELLTAAEEPVVLHWLGPMFDPALTGYWGAVDLDLAADTVIELIKAHQSTVDGIKVSLLDAGREVALRRRLPAGVRLYTGDDFHYPELIRGDEVGHSDALLGVFAAIAPTAAAALAALDRGDLPAYAEIFAPTVPLARHLFAAPTWHYKTGIVFLAWLAGHQDHFTMVAGAQAGRSPAHLATLLTLADAAGLLPDADLAAARARALFTVAGVEQ from the coding sequence GTGGTCGCCGACCCGCGCGGGGAGAACGTGCCGGGTGCCCCAGCGGTGGTGGACTGGGACACCACCCTCGCGTTCCGGCGGCACCTCTGGTCGTACGGGCTGGGAGTCGCCGAGGCGATGGACACCGCCCAGCGGGGGATGGGGTTGGACTACCCGGCCACCCGGGAGCTGATCCGCCGCAGCGCCGCCGAGGCCCGCGCGGTGGGCGGGCGCATCGTCGCCGGGGTCGGCACAGATCAACTGCCGACCGGCCCGGCCACCCTGGCGGCGGTCACGGCCGCCTACCGGGAACAGCTCGATGACGTACGCGCGGCCGGCGCGCGACCGGTGCTGATGTGCAGCCGGCACCTGGCTGCCGCTGCCCGCGGCCCGGACGACTACCTCCGGGTGTACGGCGAGCTGCTGACCGCCGCCGAGGAGCCGGTCGTGCTGCATTGGCTGGGTCCGATGTTCGACCCGGCGTTGACCGGCTACTGGGGTGCGGTCGACCTGGACCTGGCCGCCGACACGGTGATCGAGCTGATCAAGGCGCATCAGTCCACGGTGGACGGCATCAAGGTGTCACTACTGGACGCCGGCCGGGAGGTCGCACTGCGCCGTCGCCTGCCGGCCGGGGTGCGCCTCTACACCGGTGACGACTTCCATTACCCGGAGCTGATCCGTGGCGACGAGGTGGGTCATTCCGACGCGCTGCTCGGTGTGTTCGCGGCCATCGCGCCAACCGCCGCCGCCGCGTTGGCCGCCCTCGACCGGGGGGACCTGCCGGCGTACGCCGAGATCTTCGCGCCGACCGTGCCGCTGGCCCGGCACCTGTTCGCAGCGCCGACCTGGCACTACAAGACGGGGATCGTGTTTCTGGCCTGGCTGGCCGGGCACCAGGACCACTTCACGATGGTCGCCGGCGCGCAGGCCGGCCGGTCCCCGGCGCACCTGGCGACGCTGCTCACCCTGGCCGACGCCGCCGGTCTGCTGCCCGACGCCGACCTGGCCGCCGCTCGCGCCCGGGCGCTGTTCACCGTCGCGGGTGTTGAGCAGTGA
- a CDS encoding LysR family transcriptional regulator, producing the protein MDTEAVRSFVRASELGQLQHAADELGVTQQAVSKRIATLERELDVRLFTRTARGVELTLDGQAFLPHARTIVTAVDRAIAAIRPGSRALRIDVLGLRSAQAVVLHDYWRSHPDTNLDVVTLRVNDPRAAVAAVQAGDIDASFRSVTDPATLPRDVQMIHAFDSPLELLVGPRHPLASARTLTPSQLRQHRIWVPGIAPRSEWAEFYDQLATDFDLRVDAAGPNFGNEVLLDILADSTDVATLVGSRDRYIWPTNYDLRRIPIVNPTLAYPLSLILPRANPHPGLRAVIAHFASLTPLPETAWRPSWAAAPRPSDGDS; encoded by the coding sequence GTGGATACCGAGGCGGTGCGATCGTTCGTCCGCGCGTCCGAGCTCGGACAGCTGCAACACGCGGCCGACGAGCTCGGCGTCACGCAGCAGGCCGTGTCGAAGCGGATCGCGACCCTTGAGCGCGAACTCGACGTCCGCCTGTTCACCCGCACCGCCCGAGGGGTTGAGCTGACACTCGACGGCCAGGCGTTCCTCCCGCACGCCCGGACCATCGTCACGGCTGTCGATCGCGCCATCGCCGCGATCAGACCGGGCTCGCGGGCCCTTCGCATCGACGTTCTCGGCCTGCGCAGCGCGCAGGCCGTCGTCCTGCACGACTACTGGCGATCACATCCGGACACCAACCTCGACGTGGTGACCCTCAGGGTCAACGACCCTCGCGCGGCGGTCGCCGCCGTCCAGGCCGGCGATATCGACGCGTCGTTCCGCTCGGTCACCGACCCGGCCACACTGCCGCGCGACGTGCAGATGATCCACGCGTTCGACTCGCCGCTGGAACTCCTCGTCGGCCCGAGGCACCCGCTGGCCTCCGCACGGACACTGACGCCGTCCCAACTGCGTCAGCACCGGATCTGGGTGCCGGGTATCGCACCGCGAAGCGAATGGGCAGAGTTCTACGATCAGCTCGCCACCGACTTCGACCTCCGCGTCGACGCCGCCGGGCCGAACTTCGGCAACGAGGTACTCCTCGACATCCTCGCGGACTCCACTGACGTGGCAACCCTCGTGGGCTCGCGCGACCGGTACATCTGGCCGACGAACTACGACCTACGCCGCATCCCGATCGTGAACCCGACGCTCGCGTACCCGCTCTCGCTCATCCTTCCCCGAGCGAACCCACACCCGGGGCTCCGGGCGGTCATCGCGCACTTCGCGAGCCTGACACCGCTCCCCGAGACGGCCTGGCGCCCATCCTGGGCAGCGGCACCACGTCCCTCCGACGGAGACAGCTAG
- a CDS encoding sugar phosphate isomerase/epimerase family protein gives MERFSFNQATAQRWPLTEVVAGCVAAGVPGIGLWREPVAEHGLARSAKLVRDAGLAVTSLCRGGFFSTDDWRAENLRAIEEAATLGAPELVLVSGGLPSASRDIDGARRRVADAIGELAPHAAAAGVRLAIEPLHPMFAADRCVIATLSQALDIAERFDPTVVGVVVDAYHVWWDDTVYAQIARAGARIAAFQVCDWVTPLPEGVLLGRALPGDGCIELRRLREAVDAAGYVGPIEVEVFSAEVWARPGAEVLDAAIAGYLSHVV, from the coding sequence CTGGAGCGGTTCTCGTTCAACCAGGCGACCGCTCAGCGCTGGCCGCTGACCGAGGTGGTGGCCGGGTGCGTGGCTGCCGGCGTACCCGGCATCGGGTTGTGGCGGGAGCCGGTCGCCGAGCACGGGCTGGCCCGGTCGGCGAAGCTGGTCCGCGACGCCGGCCTCGCCGTGACCTCCCTGTGCCGGGGCGGCTTCTTCTCCACCGACGACTGGCGGGCGGAGAATCTGCGGGCCATCGAGGAGGCGGCGACGCTCGGCGCCCCGGAGCTGGTGCTGGTGTCCGGCGGGCTGCCGTCCGCCAGCCGGGACATCGACGGCGCTCGGCGTCGGGTCGCCGACGCGATCGGCGAGCTGGCCCCGCATGCGGCGGCGGCCGGGGTACGACTGGCCATCGAGCCGCTGCACCCGATGTTCGCCGCCGACCGCTGTGTGATCGCCACTCTCAGCCAGGCGCTGGACATCGCCGAACGGTTCGACCCAACGGTGGTCGGCGTGGTCGTGGACGCGTACCACGTGTGGTGGGACGACACCGTGTACGCGCAGATCGCACGGGCGGGGGCCCGGATCGCCGCGTTCCAGGTCTGCGACTGGGTGACGCCACTGCCGGAGGGGGTGCTGCTCGGTCGGGCCCTGCCCGGCGACGGCTGCATCGAGCTGCGTCGGCTGCGCGAGGCGGTGGACGCGGCCGGTTACGTCGGCCCGATCGAGGTGGAGGTCTTCTCCGCCGAGGTGTGGGCGCGTCCGGGCGCGGAGGTGCTGGACGCGGCGATTGCCGGCTACCTGAGCCACGTTGTCTGA
- a CDS encoding fasciclin domain-containing protein codes for MKIARLAARMAVGAMATALATTAIAVPAAQATGKAKPLGTTSLAAVLTKDTSGFDRNSRDFDVLTAAVLAVLEAKPNSPVKVLTDGTVALTAFIPNDAAFQQLVREITQSRKLPSESAAFTAVAGLGIDTVESVLLYHVVPGATIDRKTAIRADGTDLTTALGSAVEVDVRTYLYFFRQVRLVDADTNDRDARVISYDVNKGNRQIAHAVDRVLRPIDLP; via the coding sequence ATGAAGATCGCACGACTCGCCGCCAGGATGGCGGTGGGCGCCATGGCCACGGCGCTGGCCACCACGGCCATCGCTGTGCCGGCCGCTCAGGCGACCGGCAAGGCCAAGCCGCTCGGCACGACCTCACTCGCCGCGGTGCTCACGAAGGACACCAGCGGCTTCGACCGCAACTCGCGGGACTTCGACGTGCTGACGGCGGCCGTGCTGGCCGTGCTGGAGGCCAAGCCGAACTCCCCGGTCAAGGTGCTCACCGACGGCACCGTCGCGTTGACCGCGTTCATTCCCAACGACGCCGCCTTCCAGCAGTTGGTACGCGAGATCACGCAGTCCCGGAAGCTGCCCAGTGAGAGCGCCGCCTTCACCGCCGTCGCCGGGCTGGGCATCGACACTGTCGAGTCGGTGCTGCTCTACCACGTGGTGCCGGGCGCCACGATCGATCGCAAGACGGCGATCCGGGCCGACGGCACGGACCTGACCACCGCGCTCGGCTCGGCCGTCGAGGTCGACGTGCGCACCTACCTGTACTTCTTCCGCCAGGTGCGGCTTGTCGACGCCGACACCAACGACCGTGACGCGCGCGTCATCTCCTACGACGTCAACAAGGGCAACCGGCAGATCGCCCACGCCGTGGACCGGGTGCTGCGCCCGATCGACCTGCCCTGA
- a CDS encoding YcxB family protein, protein MHIRFDVPADPAYPGRVAAALGSVRLRRYGYIGATLAAVGAIGLALSRGFAWGEQISPLWMAMVVGGLLSMLYWPWVRLRARRRSSGYAVEGAYDITDDNIMMRSGSESGGIAWDGVAEVKDTPEFWIVYVGRMPATVIPRRLMSAEDAETLRGYMAERGLLRRR, encoded by the coding sequence GTGCACATCCGTTTTGACGTCCCCGCCGATCCCGCCTATCCCGGCCGCGTTGCCGCTGCGCTCGGCAGTGTTCGGCTGCGCAGGTACGGCTATATCGGCGCGACGCTGGCGGCGGTCGGGGCGATCGGCCTCGCCCTCTCGCGGGGGTTCGCGTGGGGCGAGCAGATTTCGCCGCTGTGGATGGCGATGGTCGTGGGTGGCCTGCTGTCGATGCTGTACTGGCCGTGGGTGCGGTTGCGCGCCCGGCGCCGCTCCAGTGGCTACGCTGTCGAGGGCGCCTACGACATCACCGATGACAACATCATGATGCGCAGCGGCTCGGAGTCCGGCGGCATCGCCTGGGACGGGGTCGCCGAGGTAAAAGACACCCCTGAGTTCTGGATCGTGTACGTCGGTCGGATGCCGGCGACCGTGATCCCACGCCGGTTGATGTCCGCCGAGGATGCCGAGACGCTA